A genomic segment from Cryptosporangium phraense encodes:
- a CDS encoding ATP-binding protein, with protein MADRVSPDELRKLFLFEALNPEQLTWLSEHGEIEEREPGTTVYAEGDPATCFFVLLSGTIKMSRNVSGARVEISRTSQAGSYGGSYMAYLGDRVPQRYLQTLTALTRSQFYVLPAADFATVVTTWFPMTVHLLEGLYFGNQASQATVGQRERLQALGSLTAGLTHELNNPAAATARAASLLRERVAKSRHKLAALARGDIPRERLAVLVDLQEDAVERCAKAKDLSPVEANDREDELGDWLEERDVPFAWDLSPTLVAAGIDVEWLSDAESRLGGEHLDSALHWIGYTLETEQLMMEISQASGRISELVTAAKQYSQLDRAPHQWIDVHEGIDSTLVMLSGKINKKDITVVKEYDRTLPQIPAYPGELNQVWTNLIVNAIGAMNGQGTLTIRTSLRRPEDPDSPVQVEVCDTGPGVPKEIQERIFEPFFTTKPVGEGTGLGLDISWRIVVNRHGGDLTVESVPGDTKFVVCLPRNEPHRNIAAERGVPAEPAEH; from the coding sequence ATGGCCGACCGGGTGAGCCCTGACGAGCTCCGGAAGCTCTTCCTGTTCGAGGCCCTCAACCCCGAGCAGCTGACCTGGTTGTCCGAGCACGGCGAGATCGAGGAGCGCGAGCCGGGCACCACCGTCTACGCCGAGGGTGACCCGGCGACGTGCTTCTTCGTCCTGCTGTCGGGGACGATCAAGATGAGCCGGAACGTGAGCGGTGCGCGGGTGGAGATCTCGCGAACCTCGCAGGCCGGTTCCTACGGCGGCTCGTACATGGCCTACCTGGGCGACCGCGTGCCGCAGCGGTACCTGCAGACGCTGACCGCGCTCACCAGGTCCCAGTTCTACGTGCTGCCGGCCGCGGACTTCGCGACCGTGGTGACGACCTGGTTCCCGATGACCGTCCACCTGCTGGAGGGTCTGTACTTCGGCAACCAGGCCAGCCAGGCGACGGTCGGGCAGCGGGAGCGGCTGCAGGCGCTCGGCTCGCTCACCGCGGGCCTGACCCACGAGCTGAACAACCCGGCCGCGGCCACCGCCCGGGCGGCGTCGCTGCTGCGCGAGCGGGTCGCGAAGTCCCGGCACAAGCTGGCCGCGCTGGCCCGGGGCGACATTCCGCGCGAGCGCCTGGCCGTGCTCGTCGACCTGCAGGAGGACGCGGTCGAGCGGTGCGCCAAGGCCAAGGACCTGTCGCCGGTCGAGGCCAACGACCGCGAGGACGAGCTGGGGGACTGGCTCGAGGAGCGGGACGTGCCGTTCGCGTGGGACCTGTCGCCGACGCTGGTCGCGGCCGGTATCGACGTCGAGTGGCTCTCCGACGCCGAGTCGCGGCTGGGCGGCGAGCACCTGGACTCGGCGCTGCACTGGATCGGCTACACGCTCGAGACCGAGCAGCTGATGATGGAGATCTCGCAGGCCTCGGGCCGGATCTCCGAGCTGGTCACCGCGGCGAAGCAGTACTCGCAGCTGGACCGGGCGCCGCACCAGTGGATCGACGTGCACGAGGGCATCGACAGCACGCTGGTGATGCTGTCGGGGAAGATCAACAAGAAGGACATCACGGTCGTGAAGGAATACGACCGGACGTTGCCGCAGATTCCGGCGTATCCCGGTGAGCTGAACCAGGTCTGGACGAACCTGATCGTCAACGCGATCGGGGCGATGAACGGCCAGGGCACGCTGACGATCCGGACGAGTCTGCGGCGGCCGGAGGATCCGGACAGCCCGGTTCAGGTCGAGGTGTGTGACACGGGGCCGGGTGTGCCGAAGGAGATCCAGGAGCGGATCTTCGAGCCGTTCTTCACGACGAAGCCGGTGGGGGAGGGGACGGGCCTGGGGCTCGACATCTCCTGGCGGATCGTGGTGAACCGGCACGGCGGTGACCTGACCGTCGAGAGTGTGCCGGGGGACACGAAGTTCGTCGTGTGCCTGCCTCGGAACGAGCCGCACCGGAACATCGCCGCCGAGCGGGGCGTACCCGCCGAGCCGGCGGAACACTGA
- a CDS encoding FAD-dependent oxidoreductase: protein MGKPVLLTVDDDPSVSRAVARDLRRRYGEDYRVMRADSGPQALDALKEIKLRGDRVAAILADYRMPQMNGIEFLEAAMDLFPRARRALLTAYADTDAAIQAINVVDVDHYLLKPWDPPEEKLYPVVDALIATWQAAGDSPVDEIKVVGHQFSPASFELRDFLARNQVPYRWYLADTAEGRRLLESADADPEQPDVIPLVVTPEGEVLRNPSTTELASRVGLATNPAEKFYDVIIVGGGPAGLGAAVYAASEGLRTVLVEQQATGGQAGTSSRIENYLGFPDGVSGAQLTERARRQAIKFGAEILTTRRVCELTVKGSARGVKFEDGSEIAAHAVVLATGVSYRRLIADGIDDLTGRGVYYGSAAVEAPACADQEVVVVGGANSAGQAAVFLSRHAARVRIVVRGSSLEASMSAYLIKQIADIDNIVVQTRTTVCACVGEGQLQRLDLKNEDSGEIEQVDAGFLFVFIGAAPLTDWMDGVVARDSSGFVLAGTDLLGDDGTRPEGWNADRDPFPLETSVPGVFVAGDVRSQSVKRVASAVGEGAMAVTLVHRYLSS, encoded by the coding sequence ATGGGTAAGCCGGTCCTGCTCACCGTCGACGACGATCCGTCGGTGTCGCGCGCGGTAGCGCGCGACCTGCGGCGTCGGTACGGCGAGGACTACCGGGTGATGCGGGCCGACTCCGGTCCGCAGGCGCTGGATGCTCTCAAGGAGATCAAGCTCCGCGGCGACCGGGTGGCGGCGATCCTCGCCGACTACCGGATGCCGCAGATGAACGGCATCGAGTTCCTCGAGGCCGCGATGGACCTGTTCCCGCGCGCCCGCCGGGCGCTGCTGACCGCGTACGCCGACACGGACGCCGCGATCCAGGCGATCAACGTGGTGGACGTCGACCACTATCTGCTCAAGCCGTGGGACCCGCCGGAGGAGAAGCTCTACCCGGTCGTCGACGCGCTGATCGCGACCTGGCAGGCGGCCGGCGACTCGCCGGTCGACGAGATCAAGGTCGTCGGGCACCAGTTCTCGCCCGCGTCGTTCGAGCTGCGCGACTTCCTGGCCCGCAACCAGGTCCCGTACCGCTGGTACCTGGCCGACACCGCCGAGGGCCGTCGCCTGCTGGAGTCGGCCGACGCCGACCCCGAGCAGCCCGACGTGATCCCGCTGGTCGTGACGCCCGAGGGCGAGGTGCTGCGCAATCCGTCGACGACCGAGCTGGCGTCGCGGGTCGGGCTGGCCACGAACCCGGCGGAGAAGTTCTACGACGTCATCATCGTCGGTGGCGGCCCGGCCGGGCTGGGGGCCGCGGTCTACGCGGCGTCCGAAGGCTTAAGGACGGTGCTGGTCGAGCAGCAGGCGACCGGCGGGCAGGCCGGAACCAGCTCGCGGATCGAGAACTACCTCGGGTTCCCCGACGGGGTCAGCGGCGCGCAGCTGACCGAGCGGGCCCGGCGGCAGGCGATCAAGTTCGGCGCGGAGATCCTGACCACGCGCCGGGTCTGCGAGCTGACCGTCAAGGGCTCGGCCCGGGGCGTGAAGTTCGAGGACGGCTCGGAGATCGCGGCGCACGCGGTCGTGCTCGCCACCGGTGTCTCGTACCGGCGGCTGATCGCCGACGGTATCGACGACCTCACCGGGCGCGGTGTGTACTACGGCTCGGCGGCGGTGGAGGCTCCGGCCTGCGCCGACCAGGAGGTCGTGGTCGTCGGCGGGGCGAACTCGGCCGGTCAGGCCGCGGTGTTCCTGTCCCGGCACGCGGCCCGGGTGCGGATCGTCGTCCGCGGCTCGTCGCTCGAGGCGTCGATGTCCGCGTACCTGATCAAGCAGATCGCCGACATCGACAACATCGTCGTGCAGACCCGGACGACGGTGTGCGCCTGCGTCGGCGAGGGTCAGCTGCAGCGGCTGGATCTGAAGAACGAGGACAGCGGCGAGATCGAGCAGGTCGACGCCGGGTTCCTGTTCGTCTTCATCGGCGCGGCTCCGCTCACCGACTGGATGGACGGTGTGGTGGCGCGGGACTCGTCCGGGTTCGTGCTCGCGGGCACCGACCTGCTGGGGGACGACGGCACCCGTCCGGAGGGATGGAATGCCGACCGCGATCCGTTCCCCCTGGAGACCAGTGTTCCGGGAGTCTTCGTCGCCGGTGACGTCCGCTCGCAGTCGGTGAAGCGGGTGGCGTCGGCGGTCGGCGAAGGGGCGATGGCGGTGACGCTCGTTCACCGCTACTTGAGCTCCTGA
- a CDS encoding aldo/keto reductase, producing MNMPLRALGASGLTVSRLALGSWRTFERISREQGIAVMQAARDAGITFLDDARYDDETGSAPIPTGYSEVVFGELFRAAGWERDEVVVANKLWWEFWPEQSAAAELDASLQRMGLDHVDLIYAEAPPAGLEIADAVGQIVELIRAGKARAWGVLNWTAEQVLEAAQIADMDKLPGPAAAQLPYSLVRRDVVEDDHLIRSLAAANTAVVASYALAGGLLTGKYAAGGDGRHSGDRSDPRFADALAAGDALAALAADLHTDAATLALAFPLLNPAVASVLFGATRPEQVWADINALELAETLDETDADRLRAIALPAAAA from the coding sequence ATGAACATGCCGTTGAGGGCGCTGGGCGCATCCGGGCTCACCGTGAGCAGGCTGGCGCTGGGCTCATGGCGGACGTTCGAGCGGATCAGCCGAGAACAGGGCATCGCCGTCATGCAGGCGGCCCGCGACGCCGGGATCACGTTCCTCGACGACGCCCGGTACGACGACGAGACCGGCTCCGCGCCGATCCCGACCGGCTACTCCGAGGTCGTGTTCGGCGAGCTGTTCCGCGCGGCCGGCTGGGAGCGCGACGAGGTCGTCGTCGCCAACAAGCTCTGGTGGGAGTTCTGGCCCGAGCAGTCGGCCGCCGCCGAGCTGGACGCGTCCCTCCAGCGTATGGGGCTGGACCACGTCGATCTGATCTACGCCGAGGCGCCCCCGGCCGGGCTGGAGATCGCCGACGCGGTCGGGCAGATCGTCGAGCTGATCCGGGCCGGCAAGGCCCGGGCCTGGGGCGTCCTGAACTGGACCGCGGAGCAGGTCCTCGAGGCGGCCCAGATCGCCGACATGGACAAGCTCCCCGGCCCGGCCGCGGCCCAGCTGCCGTACAGCCTCGTGCGCCGGGACGTCGTCGAGGACGACCACCTGATCCGGTCGCTGGCCGCGGCCAACACGGCCGTCGTGGCGTCGTACGCGCTCGCCGGAGGGCTGCTGACCGGCAAGTACGCCGCCGGTGGTGACGGGCGTCACTCCGGCGACCGGTCCGATCCCCGGTTCGCCGACGCGCTGGCCGCGGGCGACGCGCTGGCCGCGCTGGCGGCCGACCTGCACACCGACGCGGCCACGCTGGCACTGGCGTTTCCGCTGCTCAACCCGGCCGTCGCGAGCGTGCTGTTCGGCGCCACCCGGCCCGAGCAGGTCTGGGCCGACATCAACGCGCTGGAACTGGCCGAGACCCTCGACGAGACCGACGCCGACCGCCTCCGCGCGATCGCCCTCCCGGCGGCCGCCGCTTAG
- a CDS encoding NUDIX domain-containing protein, producing MIKEPTATVFVFGLVEGRYCLGLVFHPRLGVWIPPGGHIEPDETAAEGALREVTEETGLTATLLPPPHPRLPDGYPYRAVSPPWWTVEIPVGPDAHTGEDHVHVDHQYVALAHSGRPDETAHPFVWRTEADLSEPEAIIPDARGQANALFAQVHELVLSQTGWPG from the coding sequence GTGATCAAGGAGCCGACCGCCACCGTCTTCGTGTTCGGGCTGGTCGAGGGGCGGTACTGCCTCGGGCTGGTGTTCCATCCCCGGCTCGGCGTCTGGATCCCGCCGGGCGGTCACATCGAGCCGGACGAGACCGCCGCCGAGGGGGCGCTCCGCGAGGTCACCGAGGAGACCGGGCTCACCGCGACGCTGCTGCCGCCCCCGCACCCGCGCCTGCCCGACGGCTACCCCTACCGGGCCGTGTCGCCGCCCTGGTGGACCGTCGAGATCCCGGTCGGCCCGGACGCGCACACCGGCGAGGACCACGTTCACGTCGACCATCAGTACGTGGCGCTGGCCCACTCGGGCCGGCCGGACGAGACCGCGCATCCGTTCGTCTGGCGGACCGAGGCCGACCTGAGCGAGCCGGAGGCGATCATCCCCGACGCCCGGGGCCAGGCGAACGCGCTGTTCGCTCAGGTCCACGAGCTGGTGCTCTCACAGACTGGCTGGCCAGGCTGA